One region of Aeromicrobium sp. Sec7.5 genomic DNA includes:
- a CDS encoding MerR family transcriptional regulator: MAQHESPSLEPTGSADPEGSALAWSVGAVAQRLHVSPSTLRTWERRYGLGPTERTKGGHRRYSEADISRVELLHGLIGRGVAPRTAARLAASQGVTPLAHPASTADVADALEAPELFAADVLTAAARFDGGRLSRLLAVVVVEHGVIDAWDTYLQPALRHVRDSVADGIIGVDAGHLVSDTLATELRAYVRAWPDLDRRHAGVLLATVEDDPHSLPVVALQAALAGRGVASHSFGARLPAGALANVIATVHPAVVFLWSTTEMSPDDHVWQVSSAARADALVVLAGPGWPARMHHEEPKRVARPTSLAVTVDVVLKRLADLSEEPARTDA, translated from the coding sequence ATGGCGCAGCACGAGAGCCCGAGCCTGGAGCCCACCGGGTCGGCAGATCCTGAGGGCAGCGCACTGGCGTGGAGCGTCGGTGCGGTGGCCCAACGCCTGCACGTCTCCCCGTCGACCCTGCGGACGTGGGAGCGCCGCTACGGTCTGGGTCCCACCGAGCGCACCAAGGGCGGTCACCGCCGCTACTCCGAGGCCGACATCTCGCGGGTCGAGCTGCTCCACGGCCTGATCGGTCGCGGGGTCGCGCCCCGCACCGCGGCCCGGTTGGCCGCCTCCCAGGGAGTGACACCGCTGGCCCACCCGGCCTCCACGGCCGACGTCGCCGATGCCCTCGAGGCACCCGAGCTCTTCGCCGCCGACGTCCTCACGGCCGCGGCCCGGTTCGACGGAGGTCGGCTCAGCCGGCTCCTCGCCGTCGTGGTGGTCGAGCACGGGGTGATCGACGCCTGGGACACCTACCTCCAGCCCGCACTGCGTCACGTGCGCGACTCGGTGGCCGACGGCATCATCGGCGTCGACGCGGGCCACCTGGTGAGCGACACCCTCGCCACCGAGCTGCGGGCCTACGTGCGGGCGTGGCCCGACCTCGACCGGCGGCACGCCGGGGTCCTGCTCGCGACCGTCGAGGACGATCCCCACTCGCTGCCGGTCGTCGCGCTGCAGGCGGCGCTCGCGGGTCGGGGCGTCGCCAGCCACTCCTTCGGTGCCCGCCTGCCCGCCGGAGCCCTCGCGAACGTGATCGCCACGGTGCACCCCGCGGTGGTGTTCCTGTGGTCGACCACCGAGATGTCGCCCGACGACCACGTGTGGCAGGTGTCGTCCGCGGCACGGGCCGACGCGCTCGTGGTGCTGGCCGGCCCCGGTTGGCCGGCCCGGATGCATCACGAGGAGCCCAAGCGGGTCGCGCGGCCCACGAGCCTGGCAGTCACGGTCGACGTCGTGCTGAAGCGCCTGGCCGATCTGTCGGAGGAGCCGGCCCGTACCGACGCGTAG
- a CDS encoding crotonase/enoyl-CoA hydratase family protein encodes MSEPRVITEIEGPLAHVRLNRPDKLNAVDLGLLDGLLESAAQIAADRDVRAVLLSGEGKSFCAGLDFASVNKTPRKVLASFIPNPLRGTNRFQQSLWAWRRLPVPVIAVTRGHVFGAGFQLALAADFRFTTPDAKWSILEAKWGLVPDMSGTIPLVEQVPLDLAKRLTMTGEIFSGEQAATWGLATGSDVDPDKLARELADQLIERSPDSVSASKSLLNEAARRGLRAQLRLERKLQLSMFRSPNTKIARSAGTKGEAPVFGPRTFR; translated from the coding sequence ATGAGCGAACCACGGGTGATCACCGAGATCGAGGGGCCGTTGGCCCACGTGCGCCTGAATCGGCCCGACAAGCTCAACGCGGTCGACCTCGGCCTGCTCGACGGCCTGCTGGAGAGCGCTGCCCAGATCGCCGCCGACCGCGACGTGCGGGCCGTGCTCCTCTCGGGCGAGGGCAAGTCCTTCTGCGCAGGCCTCGACTTCGCGTCGGTCAACAAGACGCCGCGCAAGGTCCTGGCCAGCTTCATCCCCAACCCGCTGCGGGGCACCAACCGCTTTCAGCAGTCGCTGTGGGCCTGGCGGCGGCTGCCCGTGCCCGTCATCGCCGTCACGCGAGGTCACGTGTTCGGCGCCGGCTTCCAGCTCGCGCTGGCGGCCGACTTCCGCTTCACGACCCCCGACGCCAAGTGGTCGATCCTCGAGGCCAAGTGGGGCCTCGTGCCCGACATGAGCGGCACGATCCCGCTCGTCGAGCAGGTCCCGCTCGACCTGGCCAAGCGACTCACGATGACCGGCGAGATCTTCTCGGGCGAGCAGGCCGCCACGTGGGGCCTGGCGACCGGCAGCGATGTCGATCCCGACAAGCTCGCTCGCGAGCTCGCCGATCAGCTGATCGAGCGGTCGCCCGACTCGGTCAGCGCCAGCAAGTCGCTCCTCAACGAGGCGGCGCGCCGAGGTCTGCGCGCCCAGCTGCGGCTCGAGCGCAAGCTCCAGCTGTCGATGTTCCGTTCACCCAACACGAAGATCGCGCGGTCGGCGGGCACGAAGGGCGAGGCTCCGGTCTTCGGTCCGCGCACGTTCCGCTGA
- a CDS encoding glycerophosphodiester phosphodiesterase codes for MANRTVTVFAHRGASGYRPEHTIESYRLAIEMGADVIEPDLVSTRDGVLVARHENEISGTTDVADHPELADRRTTKVVDGVSVTGWFTEDLTLAELRTLHARERLPAVRPGNTLYDGLYPVPTFDEILDLARIEAVRRGRVIAVAPETKHPSYFASLGLDLTPPLLASLERVGWTGADAPVVVQSFESGNLRELRRLVAVPLVQLTSASTAYARMLTPAGLREVSTYATWLGPEKSQVLPRDASNAIGAPSGLVGDAHAAGLKVVVYTVRAEPRFLPSNVDVHGELEALIAAGVDGVFADQPDLAIASAERARTEDRSLALRARRPRDLRVG; via the coding sequence ATGGCCAACCGCACGGTGACGGTCTTCGCCCACCGAGGAGCCTCCGGGTACCGCCCGGAGCACACGATCGAGTCCTACCGCCTCGCGATCGAGATGGGCGCCGACGTCATCGAGCCCGATCTCGTCAGCACCCGCGACGGCGTCCTCGTCGCCCGGCACGAGAACGAGATCAGCGGCACGACCGACGTCGCCGATCATCCTGAGCTGGCCGACCGCCGCACCACGAAGGTCGTCGACGGCGTCAGCGTGACCGGCTGGTTTACCGAGGACCTGACCCTCGCCGAGCTGCGCACCCTGCACGCGCGGGAGCGACTCCCCGCGGTGCGTCCGGGCAACACGCTCTACGACGGGCTCTACCCGGTGCCCACGTTCGACGAGATCCTCGACCTCGCCCGGATCGAGGCAGTCCGTCGAGGGCGCGTCATCGCGGTGGCTCCCGAGACCAAGCACCCCAGCTACTTCGCCTCGCTCGGACTCGACCTCACGCCGCCCCTGCTCGCGAGCCTGGAGCGCGTGGGCTGGACCGGGGCGGACGCCCCCGTCGTCGTGCAGTCGTTCGAGTCGGGCAACCTGCGCGAGCTGCGGCGACTCGTCGCCGTCCCCCTGGTGCAGCTGACCTCGGCGTCGACGGCGTACGCGCGGATGCTGACCCCCGCGGGCCTGCGCGAGGTCTCCACGTACGCGACGTGGCTGGGCCCCGAGAAGAGCCAGGTGCTCCCGCGGGACGCGTCGAACGCGATCGGCGCACCCAGCGGCCTCGTCGGCGACGCGCACGCGGCCGGCCTCAAGGTCGTGGTCTACACCGTGCGGGCCGAGCCCCGGTTCCTGCCCAGCAACGTCGACGTGCACGGCGAGCTCGAGGCCCTCATCGCGGCCGGCGTCGACGGGGTGTTCGCCGACCAGCCCGATCTCGCGATCGCCTCAGCGGAACGTGCGCGGACCGAAGACCGGAGCCTCGCCCTTCGTGCCCGCCGACCGCGCGATCTTCGTGTTGGGTGA
- a CDS encoding TetR/AcrR family transcriptional regulator has translation MASSDDRSTRDRLLDAFEHQLVEGGSRAATLDAVAAAAGVSKGGLLYHFHSKDELVEGMLERLYEQADADVAKMREAPAGPVDFYLETSVDSGSDFDRALIAATRIAQENDSRAAEAMARVRDAWFQVLAEHLGDEALARTIQLIGDGLYFDDSTGLRDPDALAHVRAVLGRLDVL, from the coding sequence ATGGCCTCGAGCGACGACCGCAGCACCCGCGACCGCCTGCTCGACGCGTTCGAGCACCAGCTCGTCGAGGGCGGCAGCCGCGCCGCGACGCTCGACGCCGTGGCCGCAGCCGCCGGTGTCTCCAAGGGCGGGCTGCTGTACCACTTCCACAGCAAGGACGAGCTCGTCGAAGGCATGCTCGAACGCCTCTACGAGCAGGCCGACGCCGACGTCGCGAAGATGCGCGAGGCCCCGGCCGGGCCGGTCGACTTCTACCTCGAGACCTCGGTCGACTCCGGCAGCGACTTCGACCGCGCCCTGATCGCGGCGACCCGCATCGCGCAGGAGAACGACTCCCGGGCCGCCGAGGCCATGGCCCGCGTGCGCGACGCCTGGTTCCAGGTCCTCGCCGAGCACCTCGGCGACGAGGCCCTGGCCCGCACGATCCAGCTGATCGGCGACGGCCTCTACTTCGACGACTCCACCGGGCTGCGCGACCCGGACGCCCTGGCGCACGTCCGCGCGGTGCTGGGGCGCCTCGACGTGCTCTGA
- a CDS encoding MFS transporter has translation MTHDVLSARATRREWAALAALMLPVLLVSVDNTVLSFALPSLSTALAPTGNQLLWIVDIYALMLAGLLIAMGSLGDRLGRRRLLVTGSIGFGVVSLAAAFSPSPEALIVMRAAQGFFGAMLMPSTLSLIRNVFTDARDRRIAIATWAAMFSGGAALGPILGGWLLQHYWWGSVFLINAPVVAILVPLALWLVPESRDPRPGPVDPISIGLSMLAMLPAVYAIKHAVHAGVDDVTVACLALAVASGIAFVRRQRRSVTPMLDVDLFRNRVFAGSVVANLLSLMALTGFLFFAAQLLQLVLGLEPMVAALVLLPGLVVTVAAGFVAVALVRVVPARVLVAGSFVASAGGYAIAAFTGHPSVGSVMLAFTVMGIGIGMAETLTNDMVLSHAPPHRAGAASAISETAYEVGAVLGTAVLGSVVTATYAAHLAVPADAVGGGSHETLGATLEHASTLPNGIGTALSDSAVAAFDLGVQYASGVAIGVALLAALISWRTLPR, from the coding sequence ATGACCCACGACGTTCTCTCCGCGCGCGCCACGCGCCGCGAGTGGGCCGCCCTCGCCGCCCTGATGCTCCCCGTCCTCCTCGTCTCGGTGGACAACACCGTGCTGAGCTTCGCCCTGCCCAGCCTCAGCACGGCGCTGGCGCCGACCGGCAACCAGCTGCTGTGGATCGTCGACATCTACGCGCTGATGCTCGCCGGCCTGCTCATCGCGATGGGCAGCCTCGGCGACCGCCTGGGCCGCCGACGTCTGCTCGTGACCGGCTCGATCGGCTTCGGCGTCGTGTCGCTCGCGGCCGCCTTCAGCCCCAGCCCCGAGGCGCTCATCGTGATGCGCGCGGCGCAGGGCTTCTTCGGCGCGATGCTGATGCCGTCGACGCTCTCGCTGATCCGGAACGTCTTCACCGACGCCCGCGACCGTCGCATCGCGATCGCGACGTGGGCCGCGATGTTCTCCGGTGGTGCGGCCCTCGGTCCGATCCTCGGTGGTTGGCTCCTGCAGCACTACTGGTGGGGCTCGGTCTTCCTGATCAACGCCCCGGTCGTGGCCATCCTGGTGCCGTTGGCGCTCTGGCTGGTGCCGGAGTCACGTGACCCCCGGCCCGGTCCGGTCGACCCGATCTCGATCGGTCTGTCGATGCTGGCCATGCTCCCGGCTGTCTACGCGATCAAGCACGCGGTGCACGCCGGCGTCGACGACGTCACGGTCGCGTGCCTGGCTCTCGCCGTCGCCTCGGGCATCGCGTTCGTGCGCCGTCAGCGGCGCAGCGTCACGCCGATGCTGGACGTCGACCTGTTCCGCAACCGCGTCTTCGCCGGCTCGGTCGTCGCGAACCTGCTGAGCCTCATGGCCCTGACCGGGTTCCTGTTCTTCGCGGCGCAGCTGCTGCAGCTCGTGCTCGGGCTCGAGCCGATGGTCGCGGCCCTCGTGCTGCTGCCCGGCCTGGTCGTGACGGTGGCCGCGGGATTCGTCGCCGTCGCGCTCGTCCGGGTCGTGCCGGCGCGCGTGCTGGTGGCCGGCAGCTTCGTGGCCTCGGCCGGCGGCTACGCGATCGCGGCCTTCACGGGTCACCCCAGCGTCGGAAGCGTCATGCTGGCGTTCACGGTCATGGGGATCGGCATCGGCATGGCCGAGACGCTCACCAACGACATGGTGCTCAGCCATGCCCCGCCGCACCGGGCCGGCGCGGCCTCGGCGATCTCGGAGACGGCCTACGAGGTCGGTGCGGTGCTCGGAACCGCCGTGCTGGGCAGCGTGGTCACGGCGACCTACGCGGCGCACCTCGCGGTGCCGGCGGACGCCGTGGGCGGTGGCTCGCACGAGACGCTCGGTGCGACCCTCGAGCACGCGTCGACCCTGCCGAACGGCATCGGCACGGCCCTGTCGGACTCCGCCGTCGCGGCCTTCGACCTCGGGGTGCAGTACGCCTCCGGCGTCGCGATCGGCGTCGCCCTGCTGGCTGCCCTGATCAGCTGGCGGACGCTGCCGAGGTGA
- a CDS encoding alpha/beta fold hydrolase, producing MLLPDLTYVRKGSGPTLVLLHGIGHNKGAWDPIIDDLATRYDVIAPDLSGFGESPAFAGGVPYSMPNAVDHLASQFERWGVTKPHVVGNSLGGAISLELGARGLVSSVTALSPAGFFGPISKFQALAALFVLRIVAVLSPEFVVKRLTRTEIGLRLSGQLLYAHPERIPQDAALRDARGLKYCTAFERTAIQALGYFFDHQVPVTTTVAWGTKDLILPYSQSRTARARLTHAEHVDLPGCGHVPMIDDPELVTRVIDTTVARAEQTRTAAAA from the coding sequence ATGCTGCTCCCCGACCTCACCTACGTCCGCAAGGGCTCCGGGCCCACGCTGGTCCTGCTGCACGGCATCGGCCACAACAAGGGCGCGTGGGACCCGATCATCGACGACCTCGCCACGCGCTACGACGTCATCGCTCCCGACCTCTCGGGCTTCGGCGAGTCACCCGCATTCGCCGGCGGCGTTCCCTACTCGATGCCGAACGCGGTCGACCACCTCGCGTCGCAGTTCGAGCGCTGGGGCGTCACCAAGCCGCACGTCGTGGGCAACTCCCTCGGCGGCGCCATCTCGCTCGAGCTCGGCGCGCGCGGACTCGTCTCGTCAGTCACCGCGCTGAGCCCCGCCGGGTTCTTCGGCCCGATCAGCAAGTTCCAGGCCCTCGCCGCACTGTTCGTGCTGCGCATCGTCGCGGTGCTCTCGCCGGAGTTCGTCGTCAAGCGACTCACCCGCACCGAGATCGGCCTGCGCCTGTCGGGCCAGCTGCTCTACGCGCACCCGGAGCGCATCCCCCAGGACGCGGCCCTGCGCGACGCGCGTGGCCTGAAGTACTGCACCGCGTTCGAGCGCACCGCGATCCAGGCGCTGGGCTACTTCTTCGACCACCAGGTCCCCGTCACCACGACCGTCGCCTGGGGCACGAAGGACCTGATCCTGCCCTACTCGCAGTCACGCACCGCCCGCGCGCGCCTGACCCACGCCGAGCACGTCGACCTGCCCGGCTGCGGCCACGTGCCGATGATCGACGACCCCGAGCTGGTCACCCGGGTCATCGACACGACCGTCGCCCGCGCCGAGCAGACCCGCACCGCAGCAGCGGCCTGA
- a CDS encoding CaiB/BaiF CoA transferase family protein, with translation MTVDNPARGPLAGVRVVELAGIGPGPFAAMMLADLGADVIRVDRPGGGGLTLGPAERDILGRGRPSVAIDLKADGGIDLVLDLVEKADILLEGYRPGVTERLGLGPAECHARNPRLVYGRMTGWGQDGPLAQSAGHDINYISVAGGLDPLGRRGGPPAFPQNLLGDFGGGSLYLVAGVLAALTHARATGEGQVVDAAITDGVAHLMSMAVTMQQNQVWDGSRGTSLLGGGSPFYDVYETSDGRWMSVGGLEPQFWAATEKLLAEAGFADLPDRNDPRNWRDLRARLTEAFASRTQAEWAEVFEGTDACIAPVVPLTEAYEHPHNVARGTYVERDGLVQPAPAPRFSATPATLGTPPSRTGADTRTALTAWGVDDVDTLIARGVAVQND, from the coding sequence GTGACTGTAGACAATCCCGCCCGAGGCCCGCTGGCCGGAGTCCGTGTCGTCGAGCTGGCCGGCATCGGCCCCGGCCCGTTCGCCGCGATGATGCTGGCCGACCTCGGCGCCGACGTGATCCGCGTCGACCGCCCGGGCGGCGGAGGCCTCACCCTGGGCCCGGCCGAGCGCGACATCCTCGGCCGCGGTCGCCCCAGCGTCGCGATCGACCTGAAGGCCGACGGCGGGATCGACCTCGTCCTCGACCTGGTCGAGAAGGCCGACATCCTCCTCGAGGGGTATCGCCCCGGCGTCACCGAGCGCCTCGGCCTCGGGCCCGCCGAGTGCCACGCCCGCAACCCGCGCCTCGTCTACGGTCGCATGACCGGATGGGGCCAGGACGGCCCGCTCGCGCAGAGCGCGGGCCACGACATCAACTACATCTCGGTCGCCGGTGGACTCGATCCGCTCGGTCGCCGCGGCGGTCCGCCCGCCTTTCCGCAGAACCTGCTCGGCGACTTCGGCGGTGGCTCGCTCTACCTCGTCGCCGGGGTGCTCGCGGCGCTCACGCACGCGCGCGCCACGGGTGAGGGCCAGGTCGTCGACGCCGCCATCACCGACGGCGTCGCCCACCTGATGTCGATGGCCGTGACGATGCAGCAGAACCAGGTCTGGGACGGCAGTCGGGGCACGAGCCTGCTCGGCGGCGGGTCACCCTTCTACGACGTCTACGAGACCTCGGACGGCCGCTGGATGTCGGTCGGCGGACTCGAGCCGCAGTTCTGGGCCGCCACCGAGAAGCTGCTGGCCGAGGCCGGCTTCGCCGATCTCCCGGACCGCAACGACCCGCGGAACTGGCGCGACCTCCGCGCCCGGCTGACGGAGGCCTTCGCCTCGCGCACCCAGGCCGAGTGGGCCGAGGTGTTCGAGGGCACGGACGCCTGCATCGCCCCCGTCGTGCCGCTGACGGAGGCGTACGAGCACCCGCACAACGTCGCCCGCGGCACGTACGTCGAGCGCGACGGACTCGTGCAGCCGGCCCCCGCGCCGCGCTTCTCGGCCACCCCGGCCACCCTCGGCACCCCGCCCTCCCGCACCGGTGCCGACACCCGAACCGCGCTGACGGCGTGGGGCGTCGACGACGTCGACACCCTCATCGCCCGCGGCGTAGCCGTCCAGAACGACTGA
- a CDS encoding acyl-CoA dehydrogenase family protein encodes MKRTIFDADHDAFRDTVRSFCEKEISPHHEEWEKASIVPRDLWLKAGEMGLLGFMMPESHGGGGVDDFRYNAILNEEITRIGASGVGFVIQTDLVSGYLLSHATEEQKDRWFPGFCSGEIITAIAMTEPGTGSDLQGIKTTAVRDGDEYVINGSKTFITNGINADLVLVVCQTDPSAGAMGFSLIAVERGAKGFERGRNLDKIGLKAQDTAELFFDDVRVPVTNLIGEEGKGFIYLMEKLPQERLSISVVAAAATRRIVDMTLEYVKDRKAFGRAIGNFQNTRFKMAELHTEATIAQVFVDESIVRHNSKELTVEGAAMGKWWTTELQKRAADECLQLHGGYGYMSEYPISKAYLDTRIQTIYGGTTEIMKEIVGRGMGI; translated from the coding sequence ATGAAGCGCACCATCTTCGACGCCGACCACGACGCGTTCCGCGACACCGTCCGATCCTTCTGCGAGAAGGAGATCTCGCCGCACCACGAGGAGTGGGAGAAGGCCAGCATCGTGCCGCGCGACCTGTGGCTGAAGGCCGGCGAGATGGGCCTGCTCGGCTTCATGATGCCGGAGTCGCACGGCGGCGGCGGAGTCGACGACTTCCGCTACAACGCGATCCTCAACGAGGAGATCACCCGCATCGGCGCCTCCGGCGTCGGCTTCGTGATCCAGACCGACCTGGTCTCGGGCTACCTGCTGTCGCACGCCACCGAGGAGCAGAAGGACCGGTGGTTCCCCGGCTTCTGCTCGGGCGAGATCATCACGGCGATCGCCATGACCGAGCCGGGCACCGGCTCGGACCTGCAGGGCATCAAGACCACCGCGGTCCGCGACGGCGACGAGTACGTCATCAACGGCTCGAAGACCTTCATCACGAACGGCATCAACGCCGACCTCGTGCTCGTGGTCTGCCAGACCGACCCGTCGGCCGGCGCGATGGGCTTCTCGCTGATCGCCGTCGAGCGCGGCGCGAAGGGCTTCGAGCGTGGCCGCAACCTCGACAAGATCGGCCTCAAGGCGCAGGACACCGCCGAGCTGTTCTTCGACGACGTCCGCGTGCCGGTGACCAACCTCATCGGTGAAGAGGGCAAGGGCTTCATCTACCTGATGGAGAAGCTGCCCCAGGAGCGTCTCTCGATCTCGGTCGTCGCCGCCGCGGCCACGCGCCGCATCGTCGACATGACCCTCGAGTACGTCAAGGACCGCAAGGCCTTCGGTCGCGCGATCGGCAACTTCCAGAACACGCGCTTCAAGATGGCGGAGCTCCACACCGAGGCCACGATCGCGCAGGTCTTCGTCGACGAGTCGATCGTGCGCCACAACTCAAAGGAGCTCACCGTCGAGGGCGCCGCGATGGGCAAGTGGTGGACGACCGAGCTGCAGAAGCGTGCGGCCGACGAGTGCCTCCAGCTGCACGGTGGCTACGGCTACATGAGCGAGTACCCGATCTCGAAGGCGTACCTCGACACCCGCATCCAGACGATCTACGGCGGCACGACCGAGATCATGAAGGAGATCGTCGGTCGCGGCATGGGCATCTGA
- a CDS encoding alpha-hydroxy acid oxidase, which yields MTGRDDLEALLGPGAHGYFAGGAGDELTLRDNHEAWRRIALHPRVLVDVAERDLGTTLLGRHRPHPIVVAPMAYQKHAHEVGELGTAAAAAATDSLYVLSSQTTTSPSDVAAALGPSDRWFQLYVFRDRAVSHDLVAEARESGYEALVITVDFPVAGWRERDKRTGFRVEHPIALNPSGPPLTTEQLFAMHDASLTWDDIGEFADAAGMPVVLKGVLRPDDAERAVDAGASGIIVSNHGGRQLDTTLAGIDALPPIVDAVGGTVDLLVDGGVTRGWDVAKALALGADAVLVGRHVLWGLARGGAEGAEAVLQQLVAELDSTLALLGCPRAADLDGSYVGRRPAGFPPAG from the coding sequence ATGACCGGTCGCGATGACCTCGAGGCTCTGCTCGGCCCCGGTGCCCACGGCTACTTCGCCGGGGGCGCCGGGGACGAGCTCACGCTGCGCGACAACCACGAGGCGTGGCGGCGCATCGCGCTCCACCCACGGGTGCTGGTCGACGTCGCGGAGCGCGATCTCGGCACGACGCTGCTCGGCCGGCACCGGCCGCACCCGATCGTGGTGGCGCCGATGGCGTACCAGAAGCACGCGCACGAGGTGGGTGAGCTCGGCACGGCCGCGGCGGCCGCGGCGACCGACTCGCTCTACGTGCTCTCGTCGCAGACCACGACCAGCCCGTCCGACGTGGCCGCCGCGCTGGGACCGTCGGACCGCTGGTTCCAGCTCTACGTCTTCAGAGACCGCGCGGTGTCGCACGACCTCGTGGCCGAGGCGCGCGAGAGCGGGTACGAGGCCCTCGTCATCACGGTCGACTTCCCCGTCGCCGGGTGGCGCGAGCGCGACAAGCGCACCGGGTTCCGGGTCGAGCACCCGATCGCGCTCAACCCGTCCGGGCCGCCGCTGACCACCGAGCAGCTGTTCGCGATGCACGACGCGAGCCTGACGTGGGACGACATCGGTGAGTTCGCCGACGCCGCAGGCATGCCCGTCGTGCTCAAGGGCGTGCTCCGACCTGACGACGCCGAGCGCGCGGTCGACGCCGGGGCGTCCGGGATCATCGTCTCGAACCACGGAGGACGACAGCTCGACACGACCCTCGCCGGGATCGACGCGCTGCCGCCGATCGTCGACGCCGTCGGTGGCACCGTCGACCTGCTCGTCGACGGTGGGGTCACCCGCGGCTGGGACGTCGCCAAGGCACTGGCGCTCGGGGCCGACGCGGTGCTGGTCGGCCGGCACGTCCTGTGGGGCCTGGCCCGGGGAGGCGCAGAAGGAGCCGAGGCCGTGCTCCAACAGCTGGTCGCCGAGCTCGACTCGACCCTCGCCCTCCTCGGCTGCCCCCGGGCTGCCGACCTCGACGGCAGCTACGTCGGCCGGCGGCCCGCTGGTTTCCCACCCGCTGGTTGA
- a CDS encoding MerR family transcriptional regulator translates to MSATEGSPDSESLSVEQLASRVGMTVRTVRFYAGRGLIPPPRRAGRNGFYGSDHLARLELVRELQAHGLTLSAIEGYLERIPSDATPEEVALHRTLLAPWSPDLPEQMDRATLEVRSGRSLSDDDLDVLVAIGIAEPTPAEDVFRVAPAHLAIGIGFLDAGLPVAAARASRHIVVEHGTQLAEQLTELFRQEVWPHLKASGQPPEAITAMVERFKPLTVQALVSAYEDAVDELKRETVRRRV, encoded by the coding sequence GTGAGTGCCACCGAGGGATCGCCCGACTCCGAGTCGCTGAGCGTCGAGCAGCTGGCGTCCCGCGTCGGCATGACGGTGCGGACCGTCCGCTTCTACGCCGGCCGAGGGCTCATCCCGCCGCCGCGGCGCGCGGGCCGCAACGGCTTCTACGGGTCCGACCACCTCGCCCGGCTCGAGCTCGTGCGTGAGCTGCAGGCGCACGGCCTGACCCTGTCGGCGATCGAGGGCTACCTCGAGCGGATCCCGTCCGACGCCACGCCCGAGGAGGTCGCGCTCCACCGCACGCTGTTGGCGCCCTGGAGCCCCGACCTGCCCGAGCAGATGGACCGCGCGACGCTCGAGGTGCGGTCCGGCCGCTCACTGAGCGACGACGACCTCGACGTCCTCGTCGCGATCGGCATCGCCGAACCCACCCCGGCCGAGGACGTCTTCCGCGTCGCCCCGGCCCATCTGGCCATCGGCATCGGTTTTCTCGACGCCGGCCTCCCGGTCGCAGCCGCCCGCGCCTCCCGGCACATCGTCGTCGAGCACGGCACCCAGCTCGCCGAGCAGCTGACCGAGCTGTTCCGCCAAGAGGTCTGGCCGCACCTGAAGGCCTCGGGCCAGCCGCCCGAGGCCATCACCGCGATGGTCGAGCGCTTCAAGCCCCTCACGGTGCAGGCCCTGGTCTCGGCCTACGAGGACGCCGTCGACGAGCTCAAGCGCGAGACCGTCCGCCGCCGGGTCTGA